From the Maniola jurtina chromosome Z, ilManJurt1.1, whole genome shotgun sequence genome, one window contains:
- the LOC123880149 gene encoding laminin subunit alpha codes for MARVVALLLLYMSVACAEILTPPYFNLALGKKITASATCGDEGSELYCKLVGANVDHDETVIQGQVCDVCDATNEAKRHPPEYAVDGMETWWQSPPLSRGMKYNEVNLTIDLGQEFHVAYVFVRMGNSPRPGLWALEKSTDYGKTFKPWQYFSDSPQDCVRYFGRESLQPITKDDSVICSTEYSKIVPLEGGEIPISLLNSRPSANKYFNSSVLQEWTRATNVRLRLLRTKNLLGHLMSVARQDPTVTRRYFYSIKDISIGGRCMCNGHADTCDPAEPESDSSILVCRCQHNTCGPQCTACCPGFEQKKWRISQNWDRFACEPCNCHNHTTECEFDASIDEKRLSLDIHGRYEGGGVCKNCQHNTEGINCNKCKPTYYRPYGKRWDELDVCQPCNCDLHYSTGNCQEETGRCECRREFNPPNCDSCAYGYFDYPDCKPCTCNLNGTEGQHCTPTDGMCPCKYNYAGFSCEMCADGYYSPECKNCECHSVGSVSHVCDKESGNCTCKSKYTGRTCNQCEAGYFNYPTCKHCNCDTSGTEPIICDDTTGQCICKPGFGGTRCDQCLSGYYMEVRGRERSCVPCDCSPTGSTSTSCSVDGKCNCLSNFGGKQCDQCSPGYFKFPECLPCNCDESGAIGSTCDDNGQCHCKSNFDGIKCDKCKEQFYNYPACEECNCDPRGVIASFAGCGSVPAGELCQCKDRVQGRICNDCRPLFWNLQEYNPLGCEECSCHIAGTLGGLGACNTRSGQCMCKLHVGERKCEQCQDGFYKLENHNMFGCTACDCDVGGSIDNNCEKTTGQCRCHSRVEGRRCDRPIRAHYFPTLHQFQYEAEEGLTQSGPVRYRNSEDVFPGYSWKGYVVFSMLQNEVINVVHISKSSLYRMVLKYANPLKDPVTASIIITPESVIDTKQSFNVHLRPTHQPQLVTVLVEKGNAPAPFVMNAGNWTVTVKTTKEIMIDYFVLIPEAYYEATVLTKLVDTPCIIGENKLCRHFAYPNLAGRPKATVSDMVVNVTSFIDDPEQLQEYNAQPNEIPIINNVQNELHYNMKIDPSGPYILIIEYVTPINRTALTISQSNSTEHYELSPRGVVTVRFQSGDGPESNALANLNDCPYTTPCRQVVVDDLSKIYSFNIQEPNNVVYLDGDTGTLAGIKSIIAIPESEWHLDYIIPRPYCLRHDGRCSPAVFSTAVDSKKVEIETGTGGDRALRPPILDNSTIVVYIAPGSDSVKIESKVPSPGDYMFVVHYYQPDHPESNMKINLTADGQQYQASILVEHCPSNSGCRALIKQTEGNTQFSISENFTIEFKGGNSKEVWLDYVLVIANPDFIDSVLKEANMIDYTREFIEKCAMNHYYIASNETGFCRDAMFSITAEYNSGALSCFCDFLGSTELECNTFGGQCPCKDNVVGRTCSACRTGYYGFPNCRPCHCPSTAICDENGECICPKNVEGENCDRCKPYTFNFDVQRGCDDCNCNPLGIVDNQLQCEADSGNCECKENVIGRVCDHCVPGHYAFPDCLRCTCNEDGTTDDVCDQNTAQCFCKKHVRGQDCSICKEEYFNLQSDNPDGCTKCYCFGKTTRCSSSYLSWAEINGMSDWYLVNIETSRTLNIFPLTISPNVLNDSVIGADLASNEDGLQKVVYFGAPNYYLGKRLTSYGGYLTYSIFYTTRENGHAIAAPDVIIEGSNGFIVHNSIEQPPSVENWVHSVRISENEFTNLDGSPISRDQFMNVLVNITNIYIRATYWHEAVTTRLMGVTLDIGEEEYNALPDRRALSIEECQCPKAYRGLSCEQCAEGHYRVSSGPHAGFCVPCQCNGHSKECDVNTGICLGCTDNTEGDHCEQCISGYHGDATIGTPRDCLICACPIPNASNNFAYGCDLSDNGSLISCICKPGYGGARCEYCAAGYYGVPEQIGDYCKPCNCSGNINTEDPGSCDSITGNCLKCVNNTAGAACNLCAPGFFGDAIFSKNCTACVCDDYGMERCDPTTGTCVCRPGVIGEMCDQCLPDYWGLKTGQGCKACNCGIASESTQCDDNTGKCRCAKGVTGIHCDQCAAGYWNYTKKGCDRCNCNKGYSIGFMCNATGQCECLPGVIGEKCDRCPDRWVLIPQEGCLECDSCTDALIFTVEDLRDLLSNETFDFKDKADSFFTTQRLNYISNQTDLLKPKVAELRNVELSEVTSAVKALETNAKNLLRSAEFAATDSDKQILRAADLTNTAENVLASVRENSDKAKEIVSHVSELATGLELSQQPKIDSALSEARQIKSDIAEKNLKSKEVQAVNAYTNASQQVERMNIFVQPVNEQVKKFESLINETRKLKSKLQEMLEYTDLAGHIASEAENLNANNRKAKFENKVSSVTKLNSAAMKDLIDSAFDISNATLFTGKTKEKARNMSLALEDIQNTNANMNDSIETIIKSLPELTNLTNEALNHARNLRNRGESLRNLADRENNNSRIQHAYSAGSAYSSIVQEISEAKNASEEAETAVIDITDVNNRLKNTVEPARARSLALSKAALKALEIVEQQLKPNLTLADEALTNASSTFGYADDENNAIQLSLPLSPQVTLESETNKADKVAKIVNSTMDTMSNLSNELSNSKEWAQTLPKLADDAQKMTSNVESLITDIRNMDPIVQSKLENVQIKQSELEYRRKDAEEKIQKLRELIEQARTVANRIQVGVTFDRHSTLQPRLPDTIDEMSTSTHVSAYFRTKEKDGFILYLGNPKDTMLRRTKSDDFMVVGIQNGYPYLIMDIGDSAESGREPARISSDKFVADNRWYQVIVDRVGRNVKLSIRESLDNGSEKTYDKDAVLPGQHTIFNLDREKSKLYVGGVPSNAKLQSINFPAFEGQIEELMIGDTPVGLWNSVSAANLKGARQRDKLITSQSGPQEYRFNGRSHVTMPGRGYIGPQKNQVLLFFRTYAPDGLIYVVGEDKHFFSLQMQDGHVYLQVSLGDPSNMVILGTLKTYNDGKWHKLDAGRYSTSCSLRVDNEIVKKVAISADKEILALDTMNFGGNNKGIIQVTTKGFDGCLRQISIDGINIDLSENIESVGIAYSCQFASLVSLSGDNSYLWYKDITTEHLQLTLKFKTSDPDGLLFIYISRTQTTTMPDGISLSLKKGKLVLMSQREVLDTGLNTYNDSQWHVVSVTHNNKALRLVVDDFDYFSTDSPPAPLHILDGVLFIGGVKANYVVGGKVGSKAAFKGCIADASINGRVLNLLEPFSNHSVTFGRCGKITTTGGAPPDQTLWPVQTGDVLPTPKIISEQEGTTQTESPLEPPERPITEPPTAAPPITTTVLSSTRTPIIPTTTRRSILITNKMPPQPETGCALAYDPQYTIGDPEEGYRFGTRNDSRIEYAKLPGRQLDGFDLTITFRTFDQHGGLMFYAAAERAPGQFLALYMKEAKLHFSFNCGGATGEVVSTGTYNDTEWHTVTLVRNGGHGKLTIVNEWIGEASVTCNTPAVLTAPFYYGGLRNVSNSIGRNLRNFYQPFKGCLKGLMMNAQYVTDILLRSNSLRCTDNVEDGVYFGPSNNGHSNYLKLLENFRIGYEISISMEVKPRNSTGLLLSVHGRKDYMVLELMENEVVANVENGRGNFSASYKLGSKFSLCDGNWHKIHAVKSHHVVSVGVDGHFSDPGLGVSGSTDTRSAIYIGGHERPINRVRGVRSKRGFTGCIRNITIKDTPVQIPLSAAGRNTNIGVCPSD; via the exons ATGGCGCGTGTTGTCGCGCTACTTCTCTTGTACATGAGCGTCGCGTGCGCAGAAATATTGACACCCCCGTACTTTAACTTAGCGCTTGGAAAGAAGATCACTGCTTCAGCGACTTGTGGTGATGAAGGATCCGAATTGTACTGTAAATTGGTTGGTGCCAATGTGGACCACGATGAAACTGTGATTCAAGGACag GTATGCGACGTCTGCGATGCGACGAATGAAGCGAAGAGACATCCGCCGGAGTACGCCGTGGATGGGATGGAAACCTGGTGGCAGAGCCCTCCTCTATCACGAGGAATGAAGTATAATGAAGTCAATCTTACCATAGATCTCGGtcag gaaTTTCACGTGGCATATGTCTTCGTCCGAATGGGCAATTCCCCAAGACCAGGGCTTTGGGCTTTGGAGAAATCTACTGACTACGGAAAGACGTTCAAGCCGTGGCAATATTTTTCCGACTCTCCACA GGATTGCGTAAGATATTTCGGACGGGAGAGTCTGCAACCCATAACAAAAGATGATTCGGTAATTTGCAGTACGGAATACTCTAAAATTGTTCCTCTTGAAGGTGGAGAA ATACCAATTTCGCTGCTAAATTCTCGGCCGTCAGCAAACAAATATTTCAACTCTTCTGTGCTACAAGAGTGGACGCGAGCGACCAACGTGAGATTACGTTTATTGAGAACCAAAAACTTGCTTGGTCACCTTATGTCGGTAGCAAGACAGGACCCTACGGTTACCAGAAGA TACTTCTACAGTATTAAGGATATCAGTATTGGAGGGCGATGCATGTGCAACGGCCACGCCGACACTTGCGACCCGGCCGAGCCCGAGAGTGACAGCAGTATTCTTGTATGCCGATGCCAACACAATACCTGCGGTCCGCAATGTACTGCCTGCTGTCCAGGTTTCGAACAGAAGAAATGGAGAATATCGCAAAATTGGGACAGATTCGCTTGTGAAC CTTGTAACTGTCACAATCACACCACTGAGTGCGAGTTCGATGCAAGTATTGACGAGAAACGCTTATCACTCGATATACATGGACGATATGAAGGCGGTGGCGTATGTAAGAACTGCCaacacaacacagaaggaaTAAACTGTAACAAGTGCAAACCAACATACTACCGCCCCTACGGTAAACGCTGGGATGAACTGGATGTATGCCAAC CTTGTAACTGTGACTTACACTATTCGACCGGTAACTGTCAAGAGGAAACCGGGAGGTGTGAGTGCCGAAGGGAATTCAATCCACCAAACTGTGATTCTTGTGCGTATGGATACTTTGACTATCCCGATTGCAAGCCTTGTACATGTAATCTTAATGGCACAGAAGGACAACACTGCACACCTACTGACGGAATG TGTCCTTGCAAATATAACTACGCGGGATTTTCGTGTGAAATGTGTGCAGATGGTTATTATTCACCGGAATGTAAAA ATTGTGAATGTCATTCAGTTGGGTCTGTATCGCACGTGTGTGACAAGGAAAGCGGTAACTGCACTTGCAAGAGCAAATACACTGGCAGAACTTGCAATCAGTGCGAGGCTGGATACTTCAACTACCCAACATGCAAAC atTGCAACTGTGACACCAGTGGTACAGAACCTATCATTTGTGACGACACCACAGGACAGTGTATTTGTAAACCAGGTTTCGGTGGTACTCGCTGTGATCAATGTTTGTCAGG ATATTACATGGAGGTTCGAGGGCGTGAACGTTCCTGTGTCCCTTGCGATTGTTCGCCAACCGGTTCTACCTCAACCAGTTGTTCAGTTGATGGGAAATGCAATTGTTTAAGTAATTTTGGTGGCAAGCAGTGTGACCAATGCTCCCCAGGATATTTCAAGTTCCCTGAATGTTTAC CATGCAACTGTGATGAGTCAGGCGCAATTGGCTCAACATGTGATGACAACGGGCAGTGCCACTGTAAATCCAACTTTGACGGCATTAAGTGCGATAAATGCAAGGAGCAGTTTTACAACTATCCTGCCTGTGAAGAGTGTAACTGTGACCCGCGAGGAGTCATTGCGTCTTTTGCCG GTTGTGGTTCAGTACCAGCAGGAGAGCTGTGTCAATGTAAAGACCGAGTGCAGGGCCGAATCTGTAACGACTGTAGACCTCTATTTTGGAATTTACAAGAATACAATCCTCTTGGATGTGAAG AATGTAGCTGCCACATAGCAGGCACGCTTGGAGGTCTCGGCGCATGCAACACCCGCAGTGGGCAATGTATGTGCAAATTACACGTAGGCGAAAGGAAATGCGAGCAATGTCAGGACGGTTTCTATAAATTAGAAAATCACAACATGTTCGGATGCACAG CATGTGACTGTGATGTTGGTGGTTCAATCGACAACAACTGTGAGAAGACCACCGGGCAATGTCGTTGCCACTCACGTGTGGAGGGCCGACGCTGCGACCGACCCATCCGCGCGCATTACTTCCCCACACTACATCAGTTCCAATATGAAGCTGAAGAAGGCCTCACCCAATCTGGTCCTGTTAGGTACAGAAACTCGGAAGACGTATTTCCGGGCTACTCTTGGAAAGGATATGTAGTGTTTTCGATGTTACAG AACGAAGTCATCAACGTAGTGCACATCAGCAAGTCGTCGCTATACCGCATGGTATTAAAGTACGCCAATCCTCTTAAAGATCCCGTTACTGCCAGCATTATTATTACACCAGAGAGCGTCATTGATACAAAACAGAG CTTCAATGTTCATTTGAGGCCGACTCATCAACCGCAACTTGTCACCGTCTTAGTAGAGAAAGGAAACGCACCGGCGCCTTTTGTTATGAACGCAGGCAATTGGACCGTTACAGTAAAAACCACCAAAGAAATTATGATA gattattttgttttgatacCGGAAGCATACTATGAGGCCACAGTTCTGACAAAGCTAGTAGATACGCCATGTATTATCGGTGAAAACAAATTGTGCAGACATTTTGCCTATCCTAATTTAGCTGGACGTCCTAAGGCTACTGTTTCAGACATGGTAGTAAACGTCACATCATTTATTGATGATCCCGAG CAATTACAAGAGTACAATGCACAACCGAATGAAATACCGATTATTAACAACGTCCAAAATGAACTTCATTACAACATGAAGATAGATCCAAGTGGGCCTTATATATTGATTATAGAATATGTTACTCCTATCAATAGAACAGCTCTGACAATCAGCCAGTCTAATTCTACAGAACATTACGAATTGTCACCTAGAGGAGTAGTCACAGTGAGATTCCAGTCGGGAGATGGACCAGAATCAAATGCTTTAGCAAATTTAAACGATTGCCCATATACAACTCCTTGTAGACAAGTTGTTGTAGACGATTTGTCTAAAATTTACTCATTTAATATTCAAGAACCCAACAACGTTGTATATTTGGAT GGTGATACTGGTACTCTCGCTGGAATCAAATCAATAATAGCGATTCCAGAATCAGAATGGCATCTTGACTACATTATCCCGCGACCGTACTGCCTTCGACACGATGGTCGCTGCAGTCCCGCTGTCTTCTCCACTGCAGTTGACTCCAAAAAG gTTGAAATAGAAACAGGCACAGGAGGGGACAGAGCTCTTAGACCACCAATACTAGATAACTCTACAATAGTAGTGTACATTGCACCTGGATCAGACTCTGTGAAAATAGAATCAAAAGTGCCATCTCCTGGAGATTACATGTTCGTAgtacattattatcaaccggACCATCCAG AAagtaatatgaaaataaatcttACCGCTGACGGCCAACAATACCAGGCTTCTATACTTGTGGAGCATTGCCCTTCCAATTCTGGATGTAGAGCCCTGATTAAGCAAACTGAGGGAAATACACAATTCAGTATTTCAGAGAACTTCACAATCGAATTCAAG GGTGGCAATAGCAAAGAAGTATGGCTGGATTACGTTCTCGTCATTGCAAACCCAGATTTTATAGACTCAGTACTTAAAGAAGCTAATATGATTGATTATACTCGGGAGTTTATAGAAAAATGTGCCATGAACCATTACTACATAGCTTCTAACGAAACAG GATTTTGCCGCGACGCCATGTTTTCGATAACAGCGGAATACAACAGTGGGGCCCTGAGTTGCTTTTGTGACTTCTTGGGGTCCACGGAACTGGAATGTAACACCTTCGGAGGCCAATGTCCGTGCAAGGACAATGTGGTCGGCAGAACTTGTAGCGCTTGTAGAACAGGCTATTATGGGTTCCCCAACTGCAGACCGTGCCATTGCCCTTCGACGGCCATTTGTGACGAGAACg gtgAATGTATCTGCCCAAAGAATGTAGAAGGCGAAAATTGTGACCGTTGCAAACCTTATACTTTCAACTTTGACGTACAGCGTGGTTGCGATGACTGTAATTGTAATCCTTTGGGAATAGTTGACAACCAGTTGCAATGTGAAGCTGATAGTGGAAACTGCGA GTGTAAAGAAAATGTAATCGGACGGGTTTGCGATCACTGCGTTCCAGGACATTATGCTTTCCCTGATTGTCTCCGATGTACGTGTAATGAAGATGGTACTACGGATGACGTATGCGATCAAAACACCGCTCAATGTTTCTGCAAGAAACATGTCAGGGGTCAG GACTGCAGCATCTGTAAAGAAGAATACTTCAACCTTCAATCAGACAACCCTGACGGATGCACAAAGTGTTATTGTTTCGGAAAAACAACCAGATGCAGTAGCTCATATTTATCATGGGCTGAG ATAAACGGCATGAGTGATTGGTATCTAGTAAATATTGAAACTAGCCGAACGTTGAATATCTTCCCCTTGACTATTAGTCCAAATGTATTGAACGATTCTGTAATAGGAGCCGATCTTGCAAGCAATGAAGATGGTTTGCAAAAAGTTGTATATTTTGGTGCGCCTAATTACTATTTAG GTAAACGTCTGACGTCTTATGGGGGATATCTTACCTACTCCATTTTCTATACAACACGTGAGAACGGACATGCCATAGCTGCGCCTGACGTCATTATTGAAGGATCCAATGGGTTTATTGTACACAATAGTATAGAACAACCGCCATCTGTCGAAAACTGGGTACACAGTGTTAGAATATCGGAAAATGAATTCACTAACCTGGACGGATCTCCAATTTCAAGAGACCAGTTTATGAATGTTTTGGTTAATATCACCAATATTTATATTAGAGCTACATATTGGCATGAAGCTGTAACAACCAg ATTAATGGGAGTCACATTGGATATTGGAGAAGAGGAATATAACGCCCTGCCGGATAGAAGAGCTTTGTCGATAGAAGAATGCCAGTGCCCGAAGGCATACAGAGGCCTCTCTTGTGAGCAGTGCGCTGAAGGGCACTACAGAGTTAGCTCTGGACCTCATGCAGGATTTTGTGTACCATGCCAGTGCAATGGACACTCAAAGGAGTGTGATGTCAATACTGGAATATGTTTG gGTTGTACCGACAACACTGAGGGTGATCACTGTGAACAGTGTATATCTGGGTATCACGGCGATGCAACGATCGGGACTCCTAGAGACTGTCTAATTTGCGCTTGTCCCATACCAAATGCCTCCAATAA tttcgcTTATGGTTGCGATTTAAGTGATAACGGATCGCTTATATCGTGTATCTGTAAACCGGGTTATGGAGGAGCGAGATGCGAATACTGTGCTGCAGGATATTATGGCGTTCCTGAGCAAATTG gtgaCTATTGCAAGCCTTGTAACTGTTCCGGGAACATAAACACCGAAGATCCTGGTTCCTGTGACAGTATTACAGGAAACTGCCTTAAATGCGTTAACAACACTGCTGGAGCTGCATGCAATTTATGTGCACCTGGCTTCTTTGGTGACGCAATCTTCTCCAAAAACTGTACAg CCTGTGTCTGTGATGATTACGGCATGGAACGATGCGATCCGACCACCGGTACTTGCGTCTGTCGTCCCGGAGTGATCGGCGAGATGTGTGACCAGTGTCTGCCTGATTATTGGGGTTTAAAGACCGGCCAGGGGTGCAAAGCCTGTAACTGTGGTATTGCTTCGGAATCCACACAGTGTGATGATAATACCGGGAAATGCAG ATGCGCAAAAGGAGTGACTGGAATACACTGTGATCAATGTGCAGCTGGTTACTGGAACTACACAAAGAAAGGATGCGACC GTTGTAACTGTAACAAGGGATACTCGATTGGATTCATGTGCAATGCTACTGGACAGTGCGAATGTCTACCTGGCGTCATTGGAGAAAAATGTGATCGTTGTCCAGACAG ATGGGTATTAATCCCTCAAGAGGGCTGTTTAGAATGTGACTCATGTACGGATGCTCTAATCTTTACGGTTGAAGACTTGAGGGATCTGTTGAGTAACGAAACATTTGATTTCAAG GATAAAGCAGATTCGTTCTTTACTACACAACGACTAAATTATATATCAAATCAAACTGATCTTTTAAAACCCAAAGTTGCAGAACTAAGGAATGTAGAATTAAGCGAAGTTACCTCAGCTGTAAAAGCTCTTGAAACCAATGCGAAAAACCTTCTTCGATCG GCTGAATTCGCAGCAACGGATAGCgataaacaaattttaagaGCTGCAGATTTGACTAATACTGCCGAGAACGTTCTAGCTTCTGTAAGAGAGAATAGCGACAAAGCCAAGGAAATTGTATCCCATGTATCAGAACTAGCGACTGGCCTGGAATTAAGTCAACAACCCAAAATAGACAGCGCATTATCAGAAGCCAGGCAAATTAAGAGCGATATTGCTG aaaaaaatttgaaatctaAGGAGGTACAAGCTGTCAATGCCTACACAAATGCTTCCCAACAAGTGGAACGAATGAATATTTTCGTACAGCCAGTAAACGAGCAAGTTAAG AAATTCGAATCGTTGATTAACGAAACTCGTAAGCTGAAATCTAAGTTGCAAGAAATGCTCGAATACACCGATTTGGCTGGGCACATTGCTTCGGAAGCAGAAAATCTAAATGCAAATAACAG AAAGGCGAAATTCGAGAACAAAGTTTCATCtgtaacaaaattaaatagTGCAGCCATGAAAGATTTAATTGACTCTGCATTTGATATCAGCAATGCAACTTTATTCACTGGTAAAACAAAGGAAAAAGCGAGAAACATGAGCCTTGCCTTAGAAGATATCCAAAATACTAACGCAAATATGAACGACTCTATAGAAACAATTATAAAATCGTTGCCTGAGCTAACCAATTTGACGAATGAGGCATTAAATCATGCTAGGAATTTGCGAAACAGa gGGGAAAGCTTGAGAAATTTAGCGGACcgagaaaataataattcacgTATCCAACATGCGTACAGCGCAGGTTCTGCCTATTCCTCTATAGTTCAAGAAATTTCGGAGGCTAAAAATGCCAGCGAAGAAGCTGAAACTGCTGTTATAGACATCACTGACGTT AATAACAGATTAAAGAACACAGTTGAGCCAGCACGAGCACGTTCTCTCGCTCTTTCGAAAGCAGCCTTAAAAGCTCTTGAAATTGTAGAGCAACAATTAAAACCAAACCTTACTTTAGCTGACGAAGCGCTCACAAATGCATCTTCAACTTTTGGCTATGCAGATGATGAGAATAATGCTATACAATT GTCTCTTCCACTTTCCCCGCAAGTAACATTAGAAAGTGAAACAAATAAGGCAGATAAAGTAGCTAAAATTGTGAACTCTACAATGGATACTATGTCTAATCTGTCAAACGAACTTTCAAATAGCAAAGAATGGGCGCAAACTCTACCAAAATTGGCTGATGATGCACAAAAAATGACTTCTAATGTTGAAAGTTTGA TAACAGATATTCGAAATATGGATCCGATAGTCCAGTCAAAATTAGAAAATGTTCAAATTAAACAATCGGAATTAGAATATCGACGCAAAGATGCTGAAGAAAAGATACAGAAACTTAGAGAATTAATTGAACAG GCACGTACTGTAGCAAACCGTATACAAGTGGGAGTGACTTTCGATCGACATTCAACACTTCAGCCTCGCTTACCCGACACTATAGATGAAATGTCAACTTCAACACATGTATCTGCTTACTTCCGCACTAAAGAAAAGGATGGCTTTATTCTATATCTCGGAAATCCAAAAGACACTATGCTGAGAAGAACTAAATCC gacGACTTCATGGTAGTTGGTATACAAAATGGCTATCCATATCTAATTATGGACATAGGTGATAGCGCCGAATCTGGCCGGGAACCAGCTAGAATAAGCAGTGACAAGTTTGTAGCTGATAACCGATGGTACCAAGTTATTGTTGACAG AGTCGGGCGCAACGTTAAACTATCAATTCGTGAAAGTCTTGACAACGGGTCGGAAAAAACATACGACAAAGATGCTGTTTTGCCAGGACAACATACTATATTCAACCTGGACCGGGAGAAATCGAAATTGTATGTCGGTGGCGTTCCGTCAAACGCGAAACTGCAGAGCATAAACTTCCCAGCTTTTGAGGGTCAAATTGAAGAACTCATGATAGGCGATACTCCTGTAGGATTGTGGAACTCTGTTAGCGCTGCCAATTTGAAGGGAGCAAGGCAAAG GGATAAATTGATAACGTCTCAGTCTGGTCCTCAAGAATACAGATTTAACGGACGTTCTCATGTAACGATGCCAGGCCGAGGGTACATAGGACCACAGAAAAATCAAGTGTTACTATTCTTCAGGACATACGCTCCTGACGGACTTATCTATGTTGTAGGAGAAGACAAGCATTTCTTTTCATTACAAATGCAAGATGGTCACGTATACTTACAG GTTTCGCTTGGCGATCCGAGCAACATGGTTATCCTGGGTACTCTAAAGACTTATAACGATGGCAAGTGGCATAAACTTGACGCCGGAAGATATTCAACTTCGTGTTCCCTTCGAGTAGACAATGAAATCGTAAAGAAAGTGGCAATTTCAGCCGATAAGGAAATACTTGCACTTGACACGATGAACTTCGGTGGCAATAACAAGGGAATCATACAAGTAACAACTAAAGGTTTTGATGGATGTCTAAGACAAATCAGCATTGATGGCATAAACATTGATTTGAGCGAAAATATAGAATCAGTTGGAATTGCTTACAGTTGCCAG TTTGCATCATTAGTCTCTCTATCTGGTGACAATAGTTACTTATGGTACAAGGACATAACAACTGAACACCTTCAGTTGACTCTAAAGTTCAAGACCTCGGATCCTGACGGTCTACTCTTTATTTACATCAGTCGAACACAGACGACAACTATGCCTGACGGCATCTCACTGTCGCTTAAAAaag GAAAACTAGTACTTATGAGTCAACGTGAAGTGCTAGATACAGGCCTTAATACATACAATGATTCTCAATGGCACGTGGTGTCTGTAACTCACAACAACAAAGCTTTACGGCTCGTGGTAGATGACTTCGATTACTTTAG tacGGATTCGCCGCCGGCACCGTTGCATATATTGGATGGTGTCCTTTTCATTGGAGGAGTGAAGGCTAACTACGTAGTCGGAGGCAAGGTGGGCTCCAAAGCCGCGTTCAAGGGATGTATAGCAGACGCCAGCATCAACGGACGAGTTCTCAACCTCCTGGAGCCATTCAGCAACCACAGTGTCACTTTTGGCAGATGCGGCAAAATAACTACCACTGGCGGCGCACCACCAG ATCAAACACTATGGCCAGTACAAACTGGTGATGTTCTACCAACTCCCAAAATAATCTCAGAACAAGAAGGAACTACACAAACAG AGTCCCCATTGGAACCTCCAGAGAGGCCTATAACAGAGCCACCGACAGCCGCACCGCCTATCACCACCACTGTTCTCTCCTCAACAAGGACTCCGATCATACCCACAACCACAAGAAGATCGATTCTCATTACCAATAAAATGCCACCGCAACCTGAAACTGGATGCGCATTGGCGTATGATCCGCAATATACAATCGGCGATCCCGAAGAGGGTTACAGATTCg GTACAAGGAATGACAGTCGGATAGAATACGCAAAGTTACCTGGCCGGCAACTAGACGGTTTCGATCTCACCATCACATTCCGCACCTTCGATCAACACGGAGGGCTCATGTTCTACGCGGCAGCTGAGAGAGCACCCGGTCAATTTTTAGCTCTTTATATGAAAGAAGCAAAA CTCCACTTCTCATTCAACTGCGGTGGCGCGACCGGAGAAGTGGTATCTACTGGTACATACAATGACACCGAGTGGCACACAGTGACGTTGGTCCGGAATGGTGGTCACGGCAAGCTTACCATTGTGAATGAGTGGATTGGCGAAGCGAGCGTTACGTGCAATACGCCTGCAGTTCTCACGGCGCCTTTCTATTACGGCGGCCTGAGAAATGTGTCTAACAGCATCGGACGTAATCTCAGA AACTTTTACCAGCCATTTAAGGGATGCCTCAAGGGCCTTATGATGAATGCGCAGTACGTTACCGATATTCTTCTGAGGAGCAATTCCCTTCGTTGCACAGACAACGTGGAAGACGGAGTTTACTTCGGCCCTTCGAACAACGGTCATAGCAATTATTTGAAA CTCCTGGAAAACTTCAGAATTGGGTATGAAATCTCAATATCAATGGAAGTGAAACCGCGGAATTCTACGGGTCTTTTGTTGAGTGTACATGGAAGGAAAGACTACATGGTCTTAGAGCTGATGGAAAACGAAGT